One segment of Cetobacterium sp. NK01 DNA contains the following:
- a CDS encoding glutamine synthetase III — protein sequence MNNMLEIFGQFCFTEDKLKSRIPESYFKEFKKVQNGEKELSIELADSIANAVKNWATENGATHFTHWFQPLTELTAEKHDSFISMSSDGSCVSQFSGKELIKGEADTSSFPNGGVRSTFEARGYTAWDCKSPMFLRGEGLSKSLYIPTAFIGYNQMALDKKVPLLRSIDFISEQALRLKKILDPKSNVTSITNTLGLEQEYFLIEKKFWEKRQDLMLSGRTIFGSLPPKGQELNDHYYGSIKEKVERVMNEIDAELWKIGIMAKTKHNEVAPNQFEIALMFTTANVAVDQNQLTMDIIKKVADRHNLSALLHEKPFKGVNGSGKHCNWSLSTNLGENLLDPSSLSKNNLQFLVFLTAVLEGIDRYADVLRASCATPGNDHRLGGHEAPPAIISVFIGEELEEILKNIGKIVPTNEAQENMEFGVKNFTRIPKDISDRNRTSPFAFTGNKFEFRMPGSSASASTPTFIINTIIGTIIKEYADYLETKEPKNLKKDIIELIKDRYEKHKRILFNGNGYDESWKVEAEKRGLKNLKNTLEGLKIYKQENIVELFKNAKVLSPEELEARYLVYCERYIKQINIEGSSMIRIARNEIYPSLMEYASKISNSILSLREVLGDDEFLAVDKAHLIKLLAGKNRLKDYLAQLESQLVVANEIEDLYEKVVYLNKEIIPLLKCLRDIIDLLEHQVEKKIWPVPTYEDMLFKL from the coding sequence ATGAACAACATGCTGGAAATTTTTGGACAATTTTGCTTTACAGAGGATAAATTAAAAAGCAGAATACCAGAATCGTATTTTAAAGAGTTTAAAAAAGTTCAAAATGGAGAAAAAGAGTTATCTATAGAACTTGCAGACTCAATAGCAAATGCAGTTAAAAATTGGGCTACTGAAAATGGAGCTACTCACTTTACTCATTGGTTCCAACCATTAACAGAGTTAACTGCTGAAAAGCATGATTCATTTATTTCTATGTCTTCAGATGGAAGTTGTGTTTCGCAATTTTCAGGAAAAGAGCTTATAAAAGGAGAAGCAGATACATCATCATTTCCAAATGGTGGAGTTAGATCAACTTTTGAAGCAAGAGGTTATACGGCATGGGATTGTAAATCACCAATGTTTTTAAGAGGAGAGGGATTGTCGAAATCATTATATATTCCAACAGCATTTATAGGATATAATCAAATGGCTTTAGATAAAAAAGTACCATTATTAAGATCAATAGATTTTATATCAGAGCAAGCATTAAGATTAAAAAAAATATTAGATCCAAAGTCTAATGTGACATCAATAACAAACACTTTAGGTTTAGAGCAAGAATATTTTTTAATAGAGAAGAAGTTTTGGGAAAAACGTCAAGATTTGATGCTTTCAGGAAGAACGATATTTGGTTCATTACCACCAAAGGGACAAGAATTAAACGATCATTATTACGGAAGTATTAAAGAAAAAGTTGAAAGAGTAATGAATGAAATTGACGCAGAATTATGGAAAATTGGAATAATGGCTAAAACAAAGCATAATGAAGTAGCTCCAAATCAATTTGAAATTGCACTTATGTTTACAACTGCAAATGTTGCTGTTGATCAAAATCAATTAACAATGGATATAATCAAAAAAGTTGCAGACAGACATAATTTAAGCGCACTTTTACATGAAAAGCCATTTAAAGGCGTAAATGGTTCAGGAAAACATTGTAACTGGTCATTGTCAACAAATCTAGGAGAAAATTTATTAGATCCATCTTCTTTATCAAAAAATAATCTTCAATTTTTAGTGTTTTTAACAGCAGTATTAGAAGGAATAGATAGATATGCTGATGTCTTAAGAGCTTCTTGTGCAACACCAGGAAATGATCATAGATTAGGAGGACATGAAGCTCCACCAGCTATAATTTCTGTATTTATAGGAGAAGAATTAGAAGAAATATTAAAAAATATTGGAAAAATTGTTCCAACTAATGAAGCACAAGAAAATATGGAGTTTGGTGTAAAAAATTTCACTAGAATACCAAAGGATATATCAGATAGAAATAGAACATCACCATTTGCTTTTACTGGAAATAAATTTGAATTTAGAATGCCTGGATCAAGTGCATCAGCATCAACTCCAACATTTATAATAAATACAATAATAGGTACAATAATAAAGGAATATGCTGATTATTTAGAAACTAAAGAACCTAAAAATTTAAAAAAGGATATAATTGAATTAATAAAAGATAGATATGAAAAACATAAAAGAATTCTTTTTAATGGAAATGGATATGATGAAAGTTGGAAAGTTGAAGCAGAAAAAAGAGGATTAAAAAATTTAAAAAATACTTTAGAGGGATTAAAAATATACAAGCAAGAAAATATAGTTGAATTATTTAAAAATGCAAAAGTTTTATCTCCAGAAGAGTTAGAGGCAAGATATTTAGTTTACTGTGAAAGATATATAAAACAAATTAATATAGAAGGAAGCTCTATGATTCGAATAGCTAGAAATGAAATATATCCGTCTTTAATGGAATATGCTTCTAAAATATCAAATAGTATACTTTCATTGAGAGAAGTTTTAGGAGATGACGAGTTTTTAGCAGTAGATAAAGCTCACTTAATAAAACTTTTAGCAGGAAAAAATCGTTTGAAAGATTATTTAGCTCAATTAGAATCTCAATTAGTAGTAGCTAATGAAATAGAAGATTTATATGAAAAGGTAGTGTATTTAAATAAGGAAATTATACCTTTATTAAAATGTTTAAGAGATATTATAGATCTGTTAGAACATCAGGTTGAAAAGAAAATTTGGCCAGTACCAACATATGAAGATATGTTATTTAAATTATAA
- a CDS encoding IclR family transcriptional regulator has translation MEGKTIQSIQRAIDIMNCFNEEVHELSLKEISEKVNLSKSTVHGIVSTLLKNSYLEQSEKNSNYSLGPAFIEKSFIVNEDVLIKNIGHKYLVKISEEFSVTVNLFLFKREHLKLIDRVQSDSMYYTISTSVTKIPLNASASGKLALAYSKDVNIDKIFNKNLLHKYTNSTIIDRETLIEEIYKIRSDGYSLERSEVELGIYCISVPIFKVNNVFVGTASIMATREKLMHILPQLAPKMVAMSKKISFELGAREE, from the coding sequence ATGGAAGGGAAGACTATACAATCTATCCAGAGAGCAATCGATATCATGAACTGCTTTAATGAAGAGGTTCATGAACTTTCATTGAAAGAAATTAGTGAAAAAGTAAATTTGAGTAAAAGTACTGTTCATGGAATAGTATCAACACTTTTAAAAAATTCATATTTAGAGCAAAGTGAAAAAAACAGCAATTATTCATTAGGACCTGCATTTATAGAAAAAAGTTTTATTGTAAATGAAGATGTTTTAATAAAAAATATAGGTCATAAATATTTAGTTAAGATATCAGAAGAATTTTCAGTAACAGTTAATTTATTTCTTTTTAAAAGAGAGCATTTAAAACTAATTGATAGAGTACAATCAGATTCTATGTATTATACAATAAGTACTTCGGTTACTAAAATACCATTAAATGCCTCAGCATCAGGAAAATTAGCATTGGCTTATTCTAAAGATGTAAATATTGATAAAATATTTAATAAAAACTTATTGCATAAATATACAAATAGTACAATAATAGATAGAGAAACACTAATAGAAGAAATATATAAAATAAGAAGTGATGGGTATTCGCTAGAGAGATCAGAAGTTGAACTAGGAATATATTGTATATCTGTTCCAATTTTTAAAGTTAATAATGTATTCGTTGGAACAGCTTCTATAATGGCTACAAGAGAGAAATTAATGCATATTCTTCCACAATTAGCACCCAAAATGGTTGCAATGAGCAAAAAAATATCGTTCGAATTAGGAGCACGAGAGGAGTAA